CTTGAGGAGCAAGATGCCTGAGTTGCCCGAGATCGAGACCGTGCGCCGCGGCCTCGAACGCGAGACCGTCGGTCGACGGGTCAAGACGGCCGACGTGCGCACCACCAAGTTGGTGCGTCGCAACGGGCCCAAGAAGAACTTCCAGGCGCGCCTCGAGGGCACGAAGTTCAAGAGCGTCGACCGCAAGGGCTCGTTGCTGGTCGCCAACCTCGACAGCTCCGACCTGCTGGTGTTCGACCTGGGCGAGTCGGGCCAGATACTGCGGGCCGCGCCGAAGGAGCCGGTGGAGCCCGGCACCGAGCTGGTCGTGTCGTTCACGCAGGGCGGGCAGCTGCGGGTGATCGATCCGGAGGGCCTCAGCGAGGTGTTCGTGGTCGACGCCGGCGGGCTGCTCGACGAGGTGCCCGAGCTGCGCGACCTGGGCCTCGACCCGGTGGCGTCGCCGGTGTCGTGGACCTCGTTCGCCCAGGCCCTGGTGAACCGCCGCGGCGACAAGCTCAAGGGCCTGCTGATGGACCAGAGCTTCGTGGTCGGGCTGGGCGAGGTCTACACCGACGAGATCCTCTACGACGCCGGCCTGCGGGCCGACCGCGAGGTGGCGACGCTGTCGACGATGGAGATCCGCCGCCTGTACCGGTCGCTGGTCGAGATCCTGCACGAGGCGACCAAGCACCACGGCACGTCGATCGACGACCTGCACCCGTTCGTCGACATCCACGGCAAGCCGGGCTCGTTCCAGGACGAGCTCGAGGTCTGGGGCCGGACCGGCGAAGCCTGCCGGAGATGTCGGGGTACCGTGGGCAAGTCCCGGGTAGGCGGTCGGACGACGTTCGCCTGTCCGAGCTGCCAGGTCTGACTTCTTCCGGGTTTCTGGGTTCCTGCCTGGTAGTCCCCGTGCTGGCGGCCGGGCCTACGTAACCTGCATGCGATGTTCCTCAAGGCGCTGACGCTCAAGGGCTTCAAGTCCTTCGCCGACAACACGACTCTCGATTTCGAGCCCGGCGTCACCGTCGTCGTGGGGCCCAACGGATCGGGCAAGTCGAACGTGGTCGACGCCATCGGCTGGGTGCTGGGCGCCCAGGCGCCGTCCGCCGTGCGCAGTCAGAAGATGGACGACGTCATCTTCGCCGGCACCACCAAGCGACCGGCGCTGGGCCGGGCCGAGGTGTCGATCACCATCGACAACACCGCCGGCCTGCTGCCGATCGACTTCAACGAGGTCACCGTCACCCGCACGCTGTGGCGCTCGGGCGACAGCGAGTACGCCATCAACAACGTGCCCTGCCGTCTCCTCGACGTGCAGGAGCTGTTCAGCGACACCGGCGTGGGCCGCCA
The genomic region above belongs to Acidimicrobiales bacterium and contains:
- the mutM gene encoding bifunctional DNA-formamidopyrimidine glycosylase/DNA-(apurinic or apyrimidinic site) lyase, whose translation is MPELPEIETVRRGLERETVGRRVKTADVRTTKLVRRNGPKKNFQARLEGTKFKSVDRKGSLLVANLDSSDLLVFDLGESGQILRAAPKEPVEPGTELVVSFTQGGQLRVIDPEGLSEVFVVDAGGLLDEVPELRDLGLDPVASPVSWTSFAQALVNRRGDKLKGLLMDQSFVVGLGEVYTDEILYDAGLRADREVATLSTMEIRRLYRSLVEILHEATKHHGTSIDDLHPFVDIHGKPGSFQDELEVWGRTGEACRRCRGTVGKSRVGGRTTFACPSCQV